One window from the genome of Nicotiana sylvestris chromosome 9, ASM39365v2, whole genome shotgun sequence encodes:
- the LOC138877250 gene encoding secreted RxLR effector protein 161-like: MDVKTVFLNGDLEEEVYIDQPEGFETKGKGQMTCTRPDISFVIRMLGRYQSNPEIDHWKAAKRVLRYLKGTKDYMPMYRRSKHLEVVGYSDSDFLDVLTLRSLLLVICSNYLKEQYRGRVPNSLSLLHPRWKEFVAFF; encoded by the exons atggatgtgaaaactgtcTTTCTTAATGGAGACCTCGAGGAAGAAGTTTATATAGACCAACCAGAGGGTTTCGAAACTAAAGGAAAAGGTCAAATG ACTTGCACAAGACCGGATATTAGTTTTGTGATCAGAATGCTAGGAAGATATCAGAGTAACCCAGAAATTGATCACTGGAAAGCTGCAAAGAGAGTCTTGAGGTATCTGAAAGGAACGAAGGACTACATGCCCATGTATAGGAGATCCAAGCATTTGGAAGTTGTTGGATACTCGGATTCAGATTTCCTAGATGTATTGACACTAAGAAGTTTACTTTTGGTTATTTGTTCCAATTACTTGAAGGAGCAATATCGTGGAAGAGTTCCAAATAGTCTGTCATTGCTACATCCACGATGGAAAGAATTTGTGGCATTTTTTTAA